A section of the Schistosoma haematobium chromosome ZW, whole genome shotgun sequence genome encodes:
- a CDS encoding hypothetical protein (SECRETED:SignalP(1-20)) gives MLAFLLRVVRRLCILSASSPNKTMSSAYSKSTSEPPGRSSTPGNLDEESVISKSTSTTKLNKNAIDTAEIQCFSLTLWFTLLADITAISTAFRISFHAASGWASHTWLPNCFPSWS, from the coding sequence atgcttgcatttctgcttagagtggtcagaagactctgcattttgtcagcgtcttcaccaaacaaaactatgtcatcagcatattctaagtcaacaagtgaacctcccggtagaagttcaacccctggaaatctagacgaggaaagtgttatctctaaaagtacgtcgacgacaaaatTGAACAAGAATGCGATAGAtactgctgagatccagtgtttctccctaaccttgtggtttaccttactagcagatatcactgctatttccacagcttttcggatatcattccatgctgcctcggggtgggcatcacatacatggctgcctaactgttttcctagttggtcctga